The Flavipsychrobacter sp. genome contains the following window.
CACTTACTAAAGCTGACAAACTATTTGACCGTATTGCCAAAGAGGTGTATGAGGGCAAACTGGATGGTGAGCAACTAGATGAGGAGCTCAACAACTTTGTGGCAACACACTTGATGAATGGTGTAACTGAGGGCTACGGTAAAGGATTTGCTGAGGTAGACTACAACACGCCCGATGCAGAGATGATGGCGCGATTGGAGCAAGATGTGTATTGGTTTAGCTCTGCTAAAACATACAATGAATTGGTGGAGCTCAATTTGGCACTTGTAGATGATAGTGGCGCAATACGCTCTTTTGTAGATTTCAAACAAGCAGCAGCAGCTATACATGACAGGTATAATGTGAGGTATCTGCAAACAGAATACAACCAAGCCATTGCCTCCTCTCAAATGGCAGGCAAGTGGGTGAGAATACAAGAGGATAAGGAAATATTGCCCCTGCTCAGGTTTAATACCGTAGGCGACAAAAGAGTGAGACCTGAGCACGCTATGTTGGAAGGTATCACCAAACCTGTTGATGACCCTTTTTGGGATACTTATTACCCGCCACTTAGTTGGAATTGCAGATGTGATGTTGACCAGGTTGCAGAGGGCAATATCACGCCCGATGATAAAGTGCGCACCCCTGAGCTCCCTGATGTGTTTAAAGACAATGTTGGCAAAAAGGGCATTGTATACCCTAAAGAGCACCCTTACCATGAGCTCCCTGATGTGGTGGATAAAATACGCATCAACCAAAAAGCTGCTGAGCTCCTCAATAAGAACACACAGGCATATCATCACCTGCAATCATTCAAGAACGGGGGGCGTGTAGAGGTACACTCTTTGGCTGATAAGAGTGATTTGGAATACAACATAGACCTGAGCACAGAAATAGCCAGGAAGGGGCGCAAAATGCGCATAAGACCACACTCAACGCTAGAGGGTGTTAAAAACCCTGAGATTGAGCATAAGGGGCTAACTGGAGACTTTAAAGAGACTAAGGCATCAGGTAGCTCCAACGCCTTACAATCGCATATTAAATCGGCTGCAAAACAGAAAGCTGATAGTGTTTGGCTATACCTAACACATGAGGACTTAACCATCAACAATATCAAAAAGGGACTATACGCATCACTGCACAACCCTACATGGAATAAGACGATTAAAAAGGTGATGCTGATATATAAAGATTTTGAAGTGGTAGAGCTTGACCGAAAGGAGATAGCCAACTGGAGCTTTGTAAAGAAGCTAAGAGAACCATAAAACAAGAAAGACAGCCAAAGGCTGTCATCCTGCATAGTGCAAAGGGGTCTAGCCGACTCCCTTACACATTGCAAATATAGGGAATAAAATAAATGAGTCAAAAACAAGGGTGTAATGATTTTTTAACCATCAAACACTCTAATGATGAAACAAGATGCAATAACACTCAAAAGGATTGAGCTGTTACACCCTGCTCTAAGAGAGGAGGCAAAGAAAATTTATGCTGAAATATGCCAGGCTTTACAAGGGCGAGCCATGTGCAGATTTTCGCACACACTTAGAACATTCAAAGAGCAGGATGCTCTATTTGCTAAACGCCCGAAAGTGACCAACGCTAGAGGTGGTCAAAGCTTTCACAACTATGGTTGTGCTATTGACATAGTGCTACTAAAAGACACAGACGGCAATGGCACATATGAGACTGCTAGTTGGGAGACCAATGTGGACTTTGATGGAGATGGCAAAGCAGACTGGATGGAAGTGGTTGCCATATTTGAAAAACATGGATGGCAATGGGGGCTCATAAACAGGAAAGGCAAACGGTATGACTTGCCTCACTTTCAAAAAACGTTTGGGCATAAACATTATAGCACACTCTTAGCAAAATACCAGGCTAAGGACTTCATACCAGGTACTACATATGTAAACCTTTAGTAACAACAAACAATGAACACATCCGTAAAATACAGCTTTGAGGAGAAAGGATTTGATAAGCTTGATAAGATAGACAGAATACTGGAGCGATTTGATGACAACCTAGTGAGTGCAGACCGCCACTTGGATAAGCTCAACCGTACACAGCTAAGAACCAATAAGCATATTGACAACTTCAACAACATAGGAGGTAGGCAAATGCAATTAGTAGACGGCTTAGCTACTCGTATTCCTTTCTTAGGAGAGGCAGCAGGCGCATTGGTCAACCCATATACAGCAGCAGCATTAGCCGTTGCAGCATTGGGGGCTGCACTATTCAAAGCAGGCAAAGAGGCTCAGGGATGGGAGCGCATGATGGCAAAAATAAACGTCACGGCACAACTCTCTAGGATAGAGCTTACCAGGCTTAGCACCAAGATTAGAGATATAGGTGACGATTATATCACCTCCCTTATTGAAGTGCCTGACGCTTTCAATCAAATCATCTCAGGCATTGGTGAAGTACCCAAATCATTAGACATTTTGGATAAGTCACTAAAAGCCTCGCAGGCTGGTTTTACGGATGTGAAATTGACGGCTGAGGCAGCAGTAAATGTAATGAACAGTGTGGGCGATGTAGATGCCAAAGAGACCTTTGACACGCTCTTTGCTACGCTAAGAATAGGTAAGACTGAGTTTAGAGATATAGCGCAATACCTGCCTAAAATCATCCCTTACTCTAACCAGTTGGGGCTCTCCTTCAAAGAGACGGCCGCAGGCTTTGCTTTATTTACTAAAACAGGACAAAGTGCTGAATATAGTACTACACTATTACAAAACGCCTATAAGTCTTTAGCCGACCAAAAGAAAAGGCAACAGATAGAGAAGCTTGTTAAAGTGTTTGATGACACTGGCAAGATGAGGAGCATGGTGGATATTGTGGAGGATATGGATGCCAAGTTTGAAGGGCTGAGCGATAAAGCAAGAATTGAGAAGCTAGGCAAGTTAGGGCTCGACAGTGAGGCTGCATCTGCTTTCTCCATATATATCAAAAACGCAGAGTTATTTGAAAACATCAACAAAGAGATACAAACGAGCTCTGAGGGTGTTGGCGCACTAGAAACGGCATATAACAATGCTGCAAACGGTCTCAACAAATGGGACGTGATACAAAACAAGCTCAACAGTAAAATCATTGCACTAGGCGAAAAGGTAACACCGATTTTTGATAAGGTAGCGGATAAAATAATCCGCATCATAGACTGGATAGATGAGGCTGAGGAGCACACCGGTGTATTTAGTGCAGCCATTGAAACATTGGGAAAAGTACTAGGCTATACAATCAAAATTGCGACTGCACCCTTACGTTTTATGCTCAAGCAGTTTGAACTTATTGGCATGGCTGCTGATAAGCTAGGCATTAAAATAGAGGGAGGTGCCAACCTTGGTAGCAAAGCTTTAAACTTTCTACTACGTGTCACCAAAAGCCTCTTTGAAGTGGCAGGAGATGTGTATGATATATTGGGGGATATTTTCACCTTCAACTTTGGCAATCTAAAAGATGATTTTGGGGAACTCAAAAAAGACATCACCAACTTTGCCAAAGAGGAGCATAAGGTGTTTGATGTGGCAGAGCCTAAACAATACAGCAACTTCTTACCAGGTAACGCACCTGATAAGATGGCGCAATACATATCTCAAACGCCAACTAACAACAGCAATACCACCACACCCGTTGTACCATCTGCACCATCTGCTGAGAGCGAAATGCAGACCATAGCCAAAGGAGGCAACCAAACACAAAACATAACGGTGCGTATAGACAAAGGTGTGAGTATAGAGCAAATAGTAATGAATAGCGTGAGAGACGTGGCAGAGATAAGACGAATATTTGAGGAGATGCTCACCCGTATAGAGCGCGATGTATCACTATCAATAAGGTAATGTTATGCCCATAAAAAAAAGAGGCAAGAGCATTGCCCAACAACGAAAAGAGTTTAAAAGACTGCAACGGCAACTCCCTACCATAGTAGGCAATGAGGCAGTGAACTTTTTTAAACAGAGCTTTAAACGCCAGGGCTTTATTGATGAGCACTATAGAAGATGGAAGGACAGGAAAGATAAGAGCAAAAGCAGCAGAGGCAGAAAGATACTAGTGAAGAGTGGCAGACTAAGGAGGAGCATAAGGATAACTAAGAAAGGCAGAAACTATGTAGAGGTAGGCACTAATGTACCCTATGCACAAATACATAATGAAGGGGGCACAGTACGCAAAGAGGTAAGGGTGCGAGAGCATACCAGGCGTAGTGCAGCAGGTAGTACCAGGACAGCAAGAAAAAGCAGAACAAGAAAGAAAACAACCGTAAAGGCACACAGTAGAAAAATGAACCTCACACAGGAGCAACGACAGTTTATTGGTAAGAGCAAGTTTTTTAACAAGCGCATACACAAACTAATAACACGCCACCTGAGGCATATATTTAACGATTAACAAGCATTATTATGTACATCTTAAAAAAGTCATACCACTATCTAAAAAATAACATCAAGCAGCATTGCCCGTCTATCAAATACATTGACGTTTGGAATAACCAAACAGCCAACAGACCAAAGGAGGATGCTTACCCCACACCTGCTGTGTTTATAGAGTTTATAGGCTTCAACTTTATAGACAAAAACAAGGGTGTTGTACAAGTTGGTGAGGATGGCTTTATCATATACCATGTTGAGCAGGAGAAGGTGAGCGAGAGTTGGTCTACCGATGAGGCAGAGTCTCCATCTCAGGCTGATGCTGATGAACGTTGGGATGTACTACAAGAGATACACCTAGCCACACAGGGCATAAAAACAACTTTCCTTAAAGATGTATCGAGAGCCAACATAGAGACCGACTACGACCACGACAGCCTGCTCAATGACGGTGTGGCATACAGGGCAACCATGATAGATGAGCCTGATGAGAATAGTGGCGAATTTATACACCTCAACAAATACACTGATGCCAACATAAATAGTATAAAAACAGAAAAAGGGAAAGCTCCCGATACTGTGCCAGGAGACAGCTTAGGGTATGAGGTAGAGACTTAATCCTCTATATCTTCATAGTTGCTGATGATGCCGTAAAGCGTTTTAGGTTTGAGGAAAAACTCAGGTTCTAAATAGTGTTTCATGATATAGTCAACCCGATATTTTTTGAGCGCGCACAACTCTCTATAACGTTTTACTATACGTTTATCCCTTTTTTGTTTGAGTGTAGCATCGCGCATTGCAACAAAAATATATTGATTTCTAGTTTTTTTAGCCAACAACCTATGTATGTAAAATTTACACAGGTATAAAAAAAGGAGCTCATGGAGCTCCTTTACTGTTGTGTTAACAAACTGTGCTACCTTTTCAATTGCACACCCTGCTCCTCATTGTCTATCATGGAGACCATCCCCAACCAATCATAACCATCAGCCCTCCAGTCAACACCTGCCTCATGCACGTAGATATACACGTGTGTGGGATGTGTGGAATATTTATAGCCATCTGTTTTTTTAGCTGCCTCATATAAGCCATTCAGCAGCCTGGTCAAATCCTCATTGCTAATACACGCAGGCACTACCACACGCTGCTCAAGCTGTGTTTTTACAGGCACATCATACACATTATTGTAAGCAATAGTGTGTTGTGGCAATGGTGGCTCAGTAGCACAAGAGCAGAACAGCCCCAAGGTGATAATACATAGTAGTTTTCTCATAGAAACAAATTTAAAACTTCTTTTCAACAACATAATCAGCATATCCTCTATTTAACGCATCATGATAAAATACAATCACCTTATCATATGGCGACAAAAACCAAACGCAATTGCTAAATATGCTATCTAAGAACCTATGAGACTCAGGCAATGAAAAGTAAACTTCTTTATAATAAACAGGCATCAGTACAACCATGTCACTTTTTTTAAATCCATTATCACACCACTTTTCAATTATTCCCTCAACAAAAACAATAGCTGCTCTCATTTTATTTTGAGTAAACCTATCTGATGGAGTTTGTATAGCTATTGCTGTTAAATCTACTTTTTTAGGAACTGTAAACAAGTTAAATATATACCCATCTTCATTCCCGTCTGCAACTAGGACAAAATCACCAATTGAATTAAACACAACAGATGCGTGCATGGTTGTTTCTAAAAACTCAACATCAAAATACCCATTATAACACAGGCAAGAAAACATTACCTCCAATTCAGCAGGCAAAAACACACATATATTGCGCATGCCTTTTTTATTTAGAATAAAAACGTGTTCATTGACAAAGTCAATAATCTCTTTAATCTTCTCAGGTGTATAATACAAAGCCCTTTCCAGTTCCATACCGCCAACACATCTCTGCACTATATCATCAAATGGTATTTTAACTTTTACATCCATAACCTTTATTTACTATTAACAAATATACTGTTTAAACAGTGTTTAAATACTATCCATATGCTTTTTGTGCATCTCTCCAAACTGTGTGACTAGGTGGGGCAATTCTAATGGCGTATGGTCGTTAAGTGGCTTATTGTACCTGCCATAAAACTCACACCATTCATTAACACGTCTTAGCGTTTCTACCTTTCCTGAGAAACTAAAGGAGTTGCCCCAACCCATATCATATGCCATGCTTATAATCTTCTTACGCATTTTATC
Protein-coding sequences here:
- a CDS encoding phage minor head protein → MAIAVNRHIIALTKADKLFDRIAKEVYEGKLDGEQLDEELNNFVATHLMNGVTEGYGKGFAEVDYNTPDAEMMARLEQDVYWFSSAKTYNELVELNLALVDDSGAIRSFVDFKQAAAAIHDRYNVRYLQTEYNQAIASSQMAGKWVRIQEDKEILPLLRFNTVGDKRVRPEHAMLEGITKPVDDPFWDTYYPPLSWNCRCDVDQVAEGNITPDDKVRTPELPDVFKDNVGKKGIVYPKEHPYHELPDVVDKIRINQKAAELLNKNTQAYHHLQSFKNGGRVEVHSLADKSDLEYNIDLSTEIARKGRKMRIRPHSTLEGVKNPEIEHKGLTGDFKETKASGSSNALQSHIKSAAKQKADSVWLYLTHEDLTINNIKKGLYASLHNPTWNKTIKKVMLIYKDFEVVELDRKEIANWSFVKKLREP
- a CDS encoding M15 family metallopeptidase, which produces MMKQDAITLKRIELLHPALREEAKKIYAEICQALQGRAMCRFSHTLRTFKEQDALFAKRPKVTNARGGQSFHNYGCAIDIVLLKDTDGNGTYETASWETNVDFDGDGKADWMEVVAIFEKHGWQWGLINRKGKRYDLPHFQKTFGHKHYSTLLAKYQAKDFIPGTTYVNL
- a CDS encoding phage tail tape measure protein, translating into MNTSVKYSFEEKGFDKLDKIDRILERFDDNLVSADRHLDKLNRTQLRTNKHIDNFNNIGGRQMQLVDGLATRIPFLGEAAGALVNPYTAAALAVAALGAALFKAGKEAQGWERMMAKINVTAQLSRIELTRLSTKIRDIGDDYITSLIEVPDAFNQIISGIGEVPKSLDILDKSLKASQAGFTDVKLTAEAAVNVMNSVGDVDAKETFDTLFATLRIGKTEFRDIAQYLPKIIPYSNQLGLSFKETAAGFALFTKTGQSAEYSTTLLQNAYKSLADQKKRQQIEKLVKVFDDTGKMRSMVDIVEDMDAKFEGLSDKARIEKLGKLGLDSEAASAFSIYIKNAELFENINKEIQTSSEGVGALETAYNNAANGLNKWDVIQNKLNSKIIALGEKVTPIFDKVADKIIRIIDWIDEAEEHTGVFSAAIETLGKVLGYTIKIATAPLRFMLKQFELIGMAADKLGIKIEGGANLGSKALNFLLRVTKSLFEVAGDVYDILGDIFTFNFGNLKDDFGELKKDITNFAKEEHKVFDVAEPKQYSNFLPGNAPDKMAQYISQTPTNNSNTTTPVVPSAPSAESEMQTIAKGGNQTQNITVRIDKGVSIEQIVMNSVRDVAEIRRIFEEMLTRIERDVSLSIR
- a CDS encoding phage virion morphogenesis protein; translated protein: MPIKKRGKSIAQQRKEFKRLQRQLPTIVGNEAVNFFKQSFKRQGFIDEHYRRWKDRKDKSKSSRGRKILVKSGRLRRSIRITKKGRNYVEVGTNVPYAQIHNEGGTVRKEVRVREHTRRSAAGSTRTARKSRTRKKTTVKAHSRKMNLTQEQRQFIGKSKFFNKRIHKLITRHLRHIFND